The genomic DNA GGCCTGCATTACAAACACCAGTTCCCCTCTTTTCACCAGATCACTATGTTTGACAAAAGGCTTTCCAATGGGCTTATTATTGGCGGCTTTACCTATTGTAAAGGATTAGGTTGGGCAAAGAGGCTAGAAGGCCAGTGGCAATAATAGTTACTTAACCTGTTATTCGCGGCGCCCGGAGGAAATATTTCGCTTTATCTTTGCCTCCTTTTAAAGCAAAACAACATGGACAACGGTATAAGCATTCAGAAGCAGCAGGCACTTACAAAGTTAACAGATGGTTACGAAGCGTTTTTATACGACTGTGACGGCACGCTGGCCGACAATATGCAGGCGCATAAGGATTCGTATGTAAAAGTGGCTGCTTTACATGGTTTAACACTGGACGCCGCGATCATCGATGAGTTTGCCGGGTTACCGACTGTGCTGGTGGTAGAAGAGATCAACAAACGTTACGGAACTGATTTTGTACCATTGGAGTTTGCAACTGAAAAATCACGCCTGTTCATTGAAGAATATATCGAGCATACCAAACCCATTGATTTCGTAGTAAACCACCTGAAGGAACATGCCGGCAAAGTTAAGATAGGCGTGGTTTCGGGTGGCAGCCGCCGTACGGTACAAAAAACACTTACCGTGTTAGGCATATTAGACCTGGTAGAGATACTGGTATGTGCAGGAGAAACAGAAAATGGCAAACCTTATCCTGATCCATTTTTAAAAGCAGCAGCAGATCTGGGTGTACGTCCTGATCAGTGTATTGTTTTTGAAGACGGCGATGCTGGTGTTCAGGCAGCAACAGCGGCGGGCATGAAATGGGTTCGTATCGACAAAGTAACAGCTGAAGAGAGCTTATAGCCGTTCAATTGTCAATATTGCAACCGGGGGATGGAAATACTGGTCATCCTCCGGTCTTTTATAAATAGTGTTTACAACGTTCATACCTTTCACAACCCTTCCAAAGGCGGCATATCCCTGTTTATCGGGATTATTCTCTCCGCCAAAATCAAGTCCGGGCTGGTCTCCTATGCAAATAAAGAATTCGGTTTTGGCGGTTCCGGTATCGGTTCTTGCCAGGGAAATGGTTCCATTTTTATGAAGAATGCCGGACTGTTGTGTTGTTTCGTGGGATACGCCGGTTACAGCTGCCGCTTTTTTATAGTTGGTACGCCATATTCCGCCCTGTATCAGGCTGCTTTTGGGTGCATTTGAGGGTTGGTTTTCGTCGTTAAGTACGCGGTAAAAGGAAGCGGGCTGGTAGCATCCTGAATCGACATACGACAGGAAGGCGGCCACTGTTTTAGGCGCTTTACCGGGATATAATTCCAGCTCAATATCTCCTGCAGCGCTACGAATCAGCACATGCGGGTTTTTATATTCCGGCCTGCAGGCTGCTAATAATCCAAAGAAAATGATATAAAGGAACTTACTATTCATGATATCGGCGATAAAGCACAAATGTAGCTTTAACCGGTGAAAACCACTGCTACGAAACAGGCCGTCATACCCTACCTTTGAAATATGGCAGGAAAACAGCAACAGACAGAAAAGTTTCTCCAGGTTTACAAGCAATTAAATGCCCAACAGCAGAAGGCTGTTGACACCATAGAAGGTCCGGTAATGGTGATTGCCGGGCCCGGAACGGGCAAGACCCAGATCTTAAGCGCCCGTATAGGCAAGATATTGCTGGAGACCGACTCCCGTCCGGAGAACATACTTTGTCTTACTTATACCGATGCGGGCGTAGTAGCGATGCGACGCCGGCTGCTGAACTTTATAGGTCCTGATGCCTACAAGGTGAACATTTATACTTTCCATGCTTTTTGCAATGATGTTATACAGGAAAACTTATCCTTGTTCGAGAAGAACATACTTGATCCGATCTCTGACCTGGAACGGATAGCGCTCTTCAAAGAACTTATCGATGCTTTCCCTAAAAATCATCCGTTAAAACGTTACCGGGGGGATGTGTATTTCGAGATCAACAACCTGCAATCGCTATTCAGTACCATGAAGCGTGAAGGCTGGACGCCGGAATTCATCAACAGTAAAATAGACCAGTACATAGAGCGCCTGCCGTTCCGTGATGAATACATTGCGAAGCGCGCTGTCAAGGACTTTAAAAAAGGGGATGTACGCACTGATAAGATCGAGGAGGAGAAAGAGAAGATGGAAAAGCTGCGTGCGGCCGTGAACGAGTTTGACCGGTTTCAGCAACTGATGCGGCAGCGGAACCGTTATGATTTTGATGACATGATCAACTGGGTATTAAAAGCGTTTGAAGAAAACAAACCACTTTTAAACCGCTACCAGGAGCA from Filimonas effusa includes the following:
- a CDS encoding HAD family hydrolase, which gives rise to MDNGISIQKQQALTKLTDGYEAFLYDCDGTLADNMQAHKDSYVKVAALHGLTLDAAIIDEFAGLPTVLVVEEINKRYGTDFVPLEFATEKSRLFIEEYIEHTKPIDFVVNHLKEHAGKVKIGVVSGGSRRTVQKTLTVLGILDLVEILVCAGETENGKPYPDPFLKAAADLGVRPDQCIVFEDGDAGVQAATAAGMKWVRIDKVTAEESL
- a CDS encoding peptidylprolyl isomerase, which gives rise to MNSKFLYIIFFGLLAACRPEYKNPHVLIRSAAGDIELELYPGKAPKTVAAFLSYVDSGCYQPASFYRVLNDENQPSNAPKSSLIQGGIWRTNYKKAAAVTGVSHETTQQSGILHKNGTISLARTDTGTAKTEFFICIGDQPGLDFGGENNPDKQGYAAFGRVVKGMNVVNTIYKRPEDDQYFHPPVAILTIERL